One Cottoperca gobio chromosome 23, fCotGob3.1, whole genome shotgun sequence genomic region harbors:
- the rad51ap1 gene encoding RAD51-associated protein 1 isoform X3 — MDRPPRKTKVVNYSEEKDCGDDEDFADAPPRKKAREEVKQDYKKSSSKSSSQESNSPSTLNQKSSPLDVKLHERDLEAAITLSSLNNADGIKNQSPTSKGDVKVQVPVDENTDPTSLRSSNCCVVLDLDDITSDKESSAFCRRRNTEKKKLTDEDEDYKPKLTPDSESDEDFSEPAESEDEEFTVKKTSKTKKEKVTKNEKTKQPPASKKEKQPLKPSKSKSQAAAASQPVRSPPAARVAPKAPASSSTGSSSKPALSLSPVGGRIPKWNPPAQVGRSPTSSGPAAKSPGQGLRLGLSRLVRVKPLHPSLTSH, encoded by the exons ATGGACCGACCACCAAG GAAGACAAAGGTTGTGAATTACTCTGAAGAGAAGGACTGTGGTGACG ATGAGGATTTTGCTGATGCTCCACCCAGAAAAAAGGCCAGGGAGGAAGTGAAACAGGATTACAAGAAATCATCGAGCAAGTCCTCGAGTCAGGAGTCCAACTCGCCATCCACACTGAACCAGAAGAGCAG CCCATTAGATGTGAAGTTGCACGAAAGAGATCTAGAAGCAGCCATTACGTTATCCTCGCTCAACAATGCAGATGGGATAAAGAACCAGTCGCCCACCAGTAAAG GAGATGTCAAGGTTCAAGTTCCAGTAGATGAAAACACAGATCCGACCTCTTTGCGCTCGTCCAACTGCTGCGTCGTTTTGG ACCTGGATGATATCACATCAGACAAAGAGTCATCAGCATTTTGCAGACGGAGAAACACCGAGAAGAAAAAGCTTAcggatgaagatgaagactatAAACCCAAACTGACACCAG ATTCGGAAAGTGATGAAGATTTCAGTGAACCAGCTGAGAGCGAAGACGAGGAATTCACAGTGAAGAAaaccagcaaaacaaaaaaggagaaagttaCCAAGAACGAGAAAACCAAACAACCTCCTgcctctaaaaaagaaaagcaaccaTTAAAACCGTCGAAGTCTAAATCGCAGGCAGCAG CAGCTTCCCAACCAGTGAGAAGTCCTCCAGCAGCCAGAGTCGCACCTAAAGCACCAGCGTCATCGTCCACAGGTTCCTCATCGAAACCTGCATTATCTCTGAGCCCAGTAGGGGGCAGAATACCAAAGTGGAACCCACCAG CTCAAGTTGGTAGAAGTCCCACGTCATCCGGTCCAGCAGCGAAGTCTCCAGGTCAGGGTCTACGGCTCGGACTGTCCCGGCTTGTTCGAGTCAAACCTCTTCACCCCAGCCTCACGAGTCACTGA
- the rad51ap1 gene encoding RAD51-associated protein 1 isoform X4: MDRPPRKTKVVNYSEEKDCGDDEDFADAPPRKKAREEVKQDYKKSSSKSSSQESNSPSTLNQKSRSPLDVKLHERDLEAAITLSSLNNADGIKNQSPTSKGDVKVQVPVDENTDPTSLRSSNCCVVLDLDDITSDKESSAFCRRRNTEKKKLTDEDEDYKPKLTPDSESDEDFSEPAESEDEEFTVKKTSKTKKEKVTKNEKTKQPPASKKEKQPLKPSKSKSQAAASQPVRSPPAARVAPKAPASSSTGSSSKPALSLSPVGGRIPKWNPPAQVGRSPTSSGPAAKSPGQGLRLGLSRLVRVKPLHPSLTSH, encoded by the exons ATGGACCGACCACCAAG GAAGACAAAGGTTGTGAATTACTCTGAAGAGAAGGACTGTGGTGACG ATGAGGATTTTGCTGATGCTCCACCCAGAAAAAAGGCCAGGGAGGAAGTGAAACAGGATTACAAGAAATCATCGAGCAAGTCCTCGAGTCAGGAGTCCAACTCGCCATCCACACTGAACCAGAAGAGCAG AAGCCCATTAGATGTGAAGTTGCACGAAAGAGATCTAGAAGCAGCCATTACGTTATCCTCGCTCAACAATGCAGATGGGATAAAGAACCAGTCGCCCACCAGTAAAG GAGATGTCAAGGTTCAAGTTCCAGTAGATGAAAACACAGATCCGACCTCTTTGCGCTCGTCCAACTGCTGCGTCGTTTTGG ACCTGGATGATATCACATCAGACAAAGAGTCATCAGCATTTTGCAGACGGAGAAACACCGAGAAGAAAAAGCTTAcggatgaagatgaagactatAAACCCAAACTGACACCAG ATTCGGAAAGTGATGAAGATTTCAGTGAACCAGCTGAGAGCGAAGACGAGGAATTCACAGTGAAGAAaaccagcaaaacaaaaaaggagaaagttaCCAAGAACGAGAAAACCAAACAACCTCCTgcctctaaaaaagaaaagcaaccaTTAAAACCGTCGAAGTCTAAATCGCAGGCAGCAG CTTCCCAACCAGTGAGAAGTCCTCCAGCAGCCAGAGTCGCACCTAAAGCACCAGCGTCATCGTCCACAGGTTCCTCATCGAAACCTGCATTATCTCTGAGCCCAGTAGGGGGCAGAATACCAAAGTGGAACCCACCAG CTCAAGTTGGTAGAAGTCCCACGTCATCCGGTCCAGCAGCGAAGTCTCCAGGTCAGGGTCTACGGCTCGGACTGTCCCGGCTTGTTCGAGTCAAACCTCTTCACCCCAGCCTCACGAGTCACTGA
- the rad51ap1 gene encoding RAD51-associated protein 1 isoform X5 → MDRPPRKTKVVNYSEEKDCGDDEDFADAPPRKKAREEVKQDYKKSSSKSSSQESNSPSTLNQKSSPLDVKLHERDLEAAITLSSLNNADGIKNQSPTSKDVKVQVPVDENTDPTSLRSSNCCVVLDLDDITSDKESSAFCRRRNTEKKKLTDEDEDYKPKLTPDSESDEDFSEPAESEDEEFTVKKTSKTKKEKVTKNEKTKQPPASKKEKQPLKPSKSKSQAAAASQPVRSPPAARVAPKAPASSSTGSSSKPALSLSPVGGRIPKWNPPAQVGRSPTSSGPAAKSPGQGLRLGLSRLVRVKPLHPSLTSH, encoded by the exons ATGGACCGACCACCAAG GAAGACAAAGGTTGTGAATTACTCTGAAGAGAAGGACTGTGGTGACG ATGAGGATTTTGCTGATGCTCCACCCAGAAAAAAGGCCAGGGAGGAAGTGAAACAGGATTACAAGAAATCATCGAGCAAGTCCTCGAGTCAGGAGTCCAACTCGCCATCCACACTGAACCAGAAGAGCAG CCCATTAGATGTGAAGTTGCACGAAAGAGATCTAGAAGCAGCCATTACGTTATCCTCGCTCAACAATGCAGATGGGATAAAGAACCAGTCGCCCACCAGTAAAG ATGTCAAGGTTCAAGTTCCAGTAGATGAAAACACAGATCCGACCTCTTTGCGCTCGTCCAACTGCTGCGTCGTTTTGG ACCTGGATGATATCACATCAGACAAAGAGTCATCAGCATTTTGCAGACGGAGAAACACCGAGAAGAAAAAGCTTAcggatgaagatgaagactatAAACCCAAACTGACACCAG ATTCGGAAAGTGATGAAGATTTCAGTGAACCAGCTGAGAGCGAAGACGAGGAATTCACAGTGAAGAAaaccagcaaaacaaaaaaggagaaagttaCCAAGAACGAGAAAACCAAACAACCTCCTgcctctaaaaaagaaaagcaaccaTTAAAACCGTCGAAGTCTAAATCGCAGGCAGCAG CAGCTTCCCAACCAGTGAGAAGTCCTCCAGCAGCCAGAGTCGCACCTAAAGCACCAGCGTCATCGTCCACAGGTTCCTCATCGAAACCTGCATTATCTCTGAGCCCAGTAGGGGGCAGAATACCAAAGTGGAACCCACCAG CTCAAGTTGGTAGAAGTCCCACGTCATCCGGTCCAGCAGCGAAGTCTCCAGGTCAGGGTCTACGGCTCGGACTGTCCCGGCTTGTTCGAGTCAAACCTCTTCACCCCAGCCTCACGAGTCACTGA
- the rad51ap1 gene encoding RAD51-associated protein 1 isoform X1: MDRPPRKTKVVNYSEEKDCGDDEDFADAPPRKKAREEVKQDYKKSSSKSSSQESNSPSTLNQKSRSPLDVKLHERDLEAAITLSSLNNADGIKNQSPTSKGDVKVQVPVDENTDPTSLRSSNCCVVLDLDDITSDKESSAFCRRRNTEKKKLTDEDEDYKPKLTPDSESDEDFSEPAESEDEEFTVKKTSKTKKEKVTKNEKTKQPPASKKEKQPLKPSKSKSQAAAASQPVRSPPAARVAPKAPASSSTGSSSKPALSLSPVGGRIPKWNPPAQVGRSPTSSGPAAKSPGQGLRLGLSRLVRVKPLHPSLTSH, translated from the exons ATGGACCGACCACCAAG GAAGACAAAGGTTGTGAATTACTCTGAAGAGAAGGACTGTGGTGACG ATGAGGATTTTGCTGATGCTCCACCCAGAAAAAAGGCCAGGGAGGAAGTGAAACAGGATTACAAGAAATCATCGAGCAAGTCCTCGAGTCAGGAGTCCAACTCGCCATCCACACTGAACCAGAAGAGCAG AAGCCCATTAGATGTGAAGTTGCACGAAAGAGATCTAGAAGCAGCCATTACGTTATCCTCGCTCAACAATGCAGATGGGATAAAGAACCAGTCGCCCACCAGTAAAG GAGATGTCAAGGTTCAAGTTCCAGTAGATGAAAACACAGATCCGACCTCTTTGCGCTCGTCCAACTGCTGCGTCGTTTTGG ACCTGGATGATATCACATCAGACAAAGAGTCATCAGCATTTTGCAGACGGAGAAACACCGAGAAGAAAAAGCTTAcggatgaagatgaagactatAAACCCAAACTGACACCAG ATTCGGAAAGTGATGAAGATTTCAGTGAACCAGCTGAGAGCGAAGACGAGGAATTCACAGTGAAGAAaaccagcaaaacaaaaaaggagaaagttaCCAAGAACGAGAAAACCAAACAACCTCCTgcctctaaaaaagaaaagcaaccaTTAAAACCGTCGAAGTCTAAATCGCAGGCAGCAG CAGCTTCCCAACCAGTGAGAAGTCCTCCAGCAGCCAGAGTCGCACCTAAAGCACCAGCGTCATCGTCCACAGGTTCCTCATCGAAACCTGCATTATCTCTGAGCCCAGTAGGGGGCAGAATACCAAAGTGGAACCCACCAG CTCAAGTTGGTAGAAGTCCCACGTCATCCGGTCCAGCAGCGAAGTCTCCAGGTCAGGGTCTACGGCTCGGACTGTCCCGGCTTGTTCGAGTCAAACCTCTTCACCCCAGCCTCACGAGTCACTGA
- the rad51ap1 gene encoding RAD51-associated protein 1 isoform X2, translating to MDRPPRKTKVVNYSEEKDCGDDEDFADAPPRKKAREEVKQDYKKSSSKSSSQESNSPSTLNQKSRSPLDVKLHERDLEAAITLSSLNNADGIKNQSPTSKDVKVQVPVDENTDPTSLRSSNCCVVLDLDDITSDKESSAFCRRRNTEKKKLTDEDEDYKPKLTPDSESDEDFSEPAESEDEEFTVKKTSKTKKEKVTKNEKTKQPPASKKEKQPLKPSKSKSQAAAASQPVRSPPAARVAPKAPASSSTGSSSKPALSLSPVGGRIPKWNPPAQVGRSPTSSGPAAKSPGQGLRLGLSRLVRVKPLHPSLTSH from the exons ATGGACCGACCACCAAG GAAGACAAAGGTTGTGAATTACTCTGAAGAGAAGGACTGTGGTGACG ATGAGGATTTTGCTGATGCTCCACCCAGAAAAAAGGCCAGGGAGGAAGTGAAACAGGATTACAAGAAATCATCGAGCAAGTCCTCGAGTCAGGAGTCCAACTCGCCATCCACACTGAACCAGAAGAGCAG AAGCCCATTAGATGTGAAGTTGCACGAAAGAGATCTAGAAGCAGCCATTACGTTATCCTCGCTCAACAATGCAGATGGGATAAAGAACCAGTCGCCCACCAGTAAAG ATGTCAAGGTTCAAGTTCCAGTAGATGAAAACACAGATCCGACCTCTTTGCGCTCGTCCAACTGCTGCGTCGTTTTGG ACCTGGATGATATCACATCAGACAAAGAGTCATCAGCATTTTGCAGACGGAGAAACACCGAGAAGAAAAAGCTTAcggatgaagatgaagactatAAACCCAAACTGACACCAG ATTCGGAAAGTGATGAAGATTTCAGTGAACCAGCTGAGAGCGAAGACGAGGAATTCACAGTGAAGAAaaccagcaaaacaaaaaaggagaaagttaCCAAGAACGAGAAAACCAAACAACCTCCTgcctctaaaaaagaaaagcaaccaTTAAAACCGTCGAAGTCTAAATCGCAGGCAGCAG CAGCTTCCCAACCAGTGAGAAGTCCTCCAGCAGCCAGAGTCGCACCTAAAGCACCAGCGTCATCGTCCACAGGTTCCTCATCGAAACCTGCATTATCTCTGAGCCCAGTAGGGGGCAGAATACCAAAGTGGAACCCACCAG CTCAAGTTGGTAGAAGTCCCACGTCATCCGGTCCAGCAGCGAAGTCTCCAGGTCAGGGTCTACGGCTCGGACTGTCCCGGCTTGTTCGAGTCAAACCTCTTCACCCCAGCCTCACGAGTCACTGA